GATGAGGACCGGATGACAGGCCTACGCGGCAACTCGCACCGATCCACGCCGGGCACCAGGCTCCGCCTGCTCCGTGCCCCTGATCGATGTGCCGAGGGAGATCCAACCATGTCTATCGATCAGTCTCCGGGTGTGGGCGCTTTGCGCACCGGTCCGCAGCATCCTCGCGACCAGTTCCCGGCAGAGCATCTCGGCCAGCACGCTCCGACGGAACGGCGGGGACACGTACACCCCGTTGATCCAGAGCGCGCGCCGCACGTCCATCGGGTGCGGTTCGGCGAGGGCATAGGCCACGACAGAACCGTCCACCGAACCCACCAACAGGAGGCTCCGGGGATCGGCGGAGGCGGTCTTGAGCTGCGTGCGCGTCGCGAGCAGGGCGGCCTCGGAGATGCCCCAGAGTCGGTGCTGCTCCTGGGCGAACTCGCTGTTGAGGAAGAGCACCCGGTCGAGATCCTGGGGCGTCGCCGTCCGCACGGCCAGGCGTTCCGGCTCGATCACCGGCTCGGGAAAGAGCGCTTCCCGGAGGGCCTTGCCGAGCTTGTCGAGCAACTTCATGCGGGCACCTCCAGATCGACATCGACACTCATCACGCGATCGCCGTCGCCGAACCCGAACTTCGCGAAGAACGCCTGGGCCCGGGTGTTCTGCGTCGCGACGATCAGCTCCAGCGAGTCGGCGCCGCATTCGGCCAGAGCGTCCATCAGCACGGTCATCAGGTCTTCGGCGACCCGTGACCCGCGCTGGCCGGGCAGCACGAACACGGTGTCGATGCGCCCGATCCGCAGGCCGGCTTCCGGATCCAGGATGGCCCCGTTGGCGAAACCGACCAGCTTTCCCCCGATCGCGGCGACCACGACGCACGCATCCCGACTGGAAATGGCGGATCTGATCTGCTTGAGCGGCCATTGCTTCGCCGAGTCGGGTCCCCAGCGCTCGATGTGCTCGGCGTGGAACGCCCGGGCCAGGTCGCAGATGGCTGCGGCGTCGCTCGCCGTCGCAGGCCGAACCGCCACGGCCGCCTGCCGAAAGGCGAAGAGATGGCGCGTCCGCGCGCCTTCCGAGATGGCCATTTACCAACCCCTCCGACTCATTCGATCCCCCTCCAGGCATCGGGGGTGAAGCCGCCTTCTAATCGTTTTCCAAGATAAGTATTCCTCTGGTACCCTATATATTATCGTTATATTTGGCTTGCAAATTGCAACTGAGGCTTACGAAATGTTGCAGAGTCGCGCCAACGCGTCTTCCCAGCGCGATCGCACGGCATTCTGTAAACTAACCCAATGCGCTTACGCGCCGCTTTCGCCCTGCTGATCGCCGCGCCCCTGCTGGTGGCGCAGTTCGGCAATCCGGCGGCGACCCCGAAACCCAGGCCGACCTGGGATCCCGAGACCAACGCCTTCATCCGCAAGGGCTGCGTCGCGTGCCACAAGTTCACCGGCACCCGCGAGGCCGTGGGCATCACGGGGCCCGACCTGACCAAAGTCAAGACTCGCCTATCCAAGGCGCAGGTGCGTGAGCTACTCGACGATCCGGGCAAGTTCCATCCGGGGACCATGATGCCGGCCCTGGACCTCTCGCGGCGCGAGAAAGAGCTCATCGTGAGGTTCCTGTGGGGCGAGAATCGCGTCGCGGCCGGGAAACCCACGCCCAGGCCGACCGTGATGGTCTTCAAGGCCTACCAGGACGTCAAGTCCAACGCCGGCAAGCGCAGGTCGCGGCGGCGCTAGCTACTTGCCGGCACCACCTCGATCGCCGCGGGCGCGGCCGGGCACTTGCCCACGCAGACGGCGCAGCCGGTGCATGATCCGGCGTCGACAACCGGCAACCGGTCCACCAGGCGGATGGCCCGGAAGTCCCGGCAGGCGTCCCGGCAGGCGGTGCACTCCTCGCCCTGGTGGGCCAGGCAGCGCTCGCCGGCGATCACGGCCAGGCCGATCGTGCGCAGCCGGCGGTCCAGAAACGTCAACGCCCCCGGCCCGCAGGCCGCGATGCAGGGATAGCCGTCGCACATGTAGCAAGGGTGCCCGGCCGGATCCCACAGGTAAGGCAACCGCGCGTCATCCTCGCGCAAGGCGTCGTACGGGCAGGCGGTCGCGCACTGGCGGCAGGACGTGCAGCGCCTGCGGAACTCGGCCTCGGGCAGGGCGCCGGGGGGGCGGACGCGCGTGCGCGCCGCCCGGGGCGGCGGCGGGAACGCCTCCCGGTAGCCGGCCAGATAGGCCCCCATCGTCTTGACGGCGAGATCGAGCAGCGCCGCGAGCCCCGAGCGGAGCAGGCCGCGGCGATCGGCTCGAGAGCTGGCCTCATCCATTTGCAAAAAGCCATGGTATCAGCGAATTGCGCGTTGCCGGGCGGAGCGGAAGGCGTATGGTTCGCATCGGGAGAAAGGGGGGAGAACATGGCGGAACTACGAGAACCGGTCCTGCGCCATAACCTGGTGATGGCGCGCGACCTGGGCGTCGCACCTACCGAGGATCGCCCGACGATCGCCGTCGCGTCGGGCGACATGGTTCACTGGGGCTCCATCTGGGGCGGCTTCATGGTGGCCGTGGCGGTCGGGCTCGTGCTGGCCGCGT
This sequence is a window from Candidatus Tanganyikabacteria bacterium. Protein-coding genes within it:
- a CDS encoding GNAT family N-acetyltransferase yields the protein MKLLDKLGKALREALFPEPVIEPERLAVRTATPQDLDRVLFLNSEFAQEQHRLWGISEAALLATRTQLKTASADPRSLLLVGSVDGSVVAYALAEPHPMDVRRALWINGVYVSPPFRRSVLAEMLCRELVARMLRTGAQSAHTRRLIDRHGWISLGTSIRGTEQAEPGARRGSVRVAA
- a CDS encoding GNAT family N-acetyltransferase; this translates as MAISEGARTRHLFAFRQAAVAVRPATASDAAAICDLARAFHAEHIERWGPDSAKQWPLKQIRSAISSRDACVVVAAIGGKLVGFANGAILDPEAGLRIGRIDTVFVLPGQRGSRVAEDLMTVLMDALAECGADSLELIVATQNTRAQAFFAKFGFGDGDRVMSVDVDLEVPA
- a CDS encoding 4Fe-4S binding protein yields the protein MDEASSRADRRGLLRSGLAALLDLAVKTMGAYLAGYREAFPPPPRAARTRVRPPGALPEAEFRRRCTSCRQCATACPYDALREDDARLPYLWDPAGHPCYMCDGYPCIAACGPGALTFLDRRLRTIGLAVIAGERCLAHQGEECTACRDACRDFRAIRLVDRLPVVDAGSCTGCAVCVGKCPAAPAAIEVVPASS
- a CDS encoding c-type cytochrome, producing MRLRAAFALLIAAPLLVAQFGNPAATPKPRPTWDPETNAFIRKGCVACHKFTGTREAVGITGPDLTKVKTRLSKAQVRELLDDPGKFHPGTMMPALDLSRREKELIVRFLWGENRVAAGKPTPRPTVMVFKAYQDVKSNAGKRRSRRR